The Cetobacterium sp. 8H DNA window GATGTTAAAAGGTGAAAGTGGATGCAACTGTTCAAAAGGAGCAAATGGAAGTTGTAGTTTTAAAGATAAATGTAATAAAAAATAGCTAAAATAAAAAAAGAGCAGAAACTACTTATAGTAGAGCCTGCTCTTTTGATTTGTATACTATTCTTCAGAAGCATCTTTAAGCCAATGAACTTTTTCAGTAGAGTCATCAGCTTCAATATCAACAGACTGCATGTTATATATAAAATCATCGAGTGGACATACAAGTACAGCCATAACAACATTATCTGGAAGATCTGATCTAAAACTTTTTAATTTTTTTAAAAGGAGATCTACCTTATCTCCAGAAACAATAAGATGGAATACGGCTTCTGAACCGGGCCAAACATGATTATTTAAATGTCGGATACCATGCTCCCAGCTACCTTCTAATTTAGATTGAATAGTGTAGTAGTGAAATCCTATCTTGTGTAAGAATGTTTGAAGATTATTCTTTTGTGAATCATTTATATAGATTACCATTCTTTTTACATTTTTTCTATTAATCATCATCCAGTCCCTCCTAAAAAATTATTGTTAACATGTTTATTACTACATTTTTTTTAAAAAATCAATAGCTAATTGGGAGGTTATAGGTACTTAAGATTGCAGAATAAGAACATAAAAAAAATAA harbors:
- a CDS encoding FeoB-associated Cys-rich membrane protein, with amino-acid sequence MKTIILIAIVAVIGAVAIRSIYKMLKGESGCNCSKGANGSCSFKDKCNKK
- a CDS encoding PG0541 family transporter-associated protein yields the protein MMINRKNVKRMVIYINDSQKNNLQTFLHKIGFHYYTIQSKLEGSWEHGIRHLNNHVWPGSEAVFHLIVSGDKVDLLLKKLKSFRSDLPDNVVMAVLVCPLDDFIYNMQSVDIEADDSTEKVHWLKDASEE